The stretch of DNA ATTATGCCGTGATGGAGAAAGCCCCGCAGTTCATCGATCTGTATCGCTCTGACGCCTTCCGGGCGATGCTCAACCGGTTGACTAAGGTGAATCTGCTGCTCTGTCCCGACAGCGATCCCCATTCCTGTGCGCTCTATTACTATACGGAAGCCGGCGATCACATCGGGTATCACTACGATACGTCCTATTACAAAGGTGCTCGATACACCATTTTGATGGGACTACTCGATCGGTCCAAACAATGCCGCTTAGTGTGTGATCTCTTCAAAGATGTGCCGGGGAAACAGCCGATTCATATGGAGTTGGCCACGGCTCCCGGCGACCTGGTCATTTTCAATGGCGATAAGCTGTGGCATGCCGTGACTCCGCTCGGAGAGCAGGAAGAACGGATCGTGTTGACCATGGAGTATGTGACGAATCCCGACATGGGCGCGTTCAAGCGCCTGTATTCCAATCTCAAAGATTCCTTCGCCTATTTCGGATTGCGCTCGGTGTTTAAGCGGGCGTATGTTCCTCGCTCACAGTCCTGACATCCGTTTCTGCTGCCAGCGTACCGACGGACTCCTCGCGTGCCGTTCATCGTAAGGCTGTGGTTGCATCGTGCCGTCTGGGGGGCCTTATGGCTGCGTGAGTGCCGGAAACCGCAGCCGGAAGGTGGTGCCTCCTCCTTCGGTGTTGTCCATCGTGATGGTGCCGGCGTATTTGGTCACGATCTTGTGCACGATGCTGAGTCCGAGTCCCGTCCCCTTTCCAGCCGTTTTGGTGGTGAAGAACGGATCGAAAATTCTCGCCCGAATGGATGCCGGAATACCCGGGCCGGTATCGGCAATGGTCACCTGAATCCATCTTTCGTCCTGACTGGTGCCTAAGGTCAAGCAGCCGCTCCCCTCCATCGCTTGGGTGGCGTTGCTGATCAAGTTGACAAAAACCTGATCGATTTCTCCCCTGCGCGCGCGAAGAAACACGGGGGAGTCGAACTGTGTGGCAATTTCAACTTGACCGAAATGAGGCCCTCGCCGGACCATCTTGACCGCTTCGAGCAACCGCTCCGCCACATCGATTTCCGTCTCGCCATCTCTGCCGGACGCGCGGGCATAGCCGGCGAAGTCCCGTACGACGCTGGACACATGACGGGCGTATCCCACAATATCGGCGGCAAATTGTTTCACCGTATCGGGGTCGTTCTCATCCTGGATCAACTCGGCCATGCTGAGGATGGCCTGGGCCGGATTGTTGATCTCATGCGCCATCCCGGACACCATGGTGCCCAGACTCGACAGTTTTTCAGCCTGGATCAGCTCATCCTGGAGTCGTTTGTCGTCGGTGATATCCCACAACACGATGCCCACCTGATACTGCGGAGCGTTTGGGGTGGTGACCGGGAAGAATCGATAGCGATATAGCCGTGTGGCGACCTCGCACTCACGTTCAGAGAGCCGATGAGGTGGGTCTGCACTGTGCGCGGTCCATTCCATCACCAGATCCTGAAGTGTGGACTCGCTGAGGGAAAGACAGTCGGCTAGTGAGCGGCCGATCAGCGATTCTCCGGGAGGCGCAAAATACTGATGGGCGAGGGTATTCGCATACTGAACGCGCAGACTCCGTCCGCAGAGGAAAATGGCGCCGGGCAGGCTGGCTAGCAGGCTCTGAGTCATGGCATGGGTGGCGCGCAACGCCTCTCCGGCCCGCGTACGATCGATGAATTGTCCGATCTTCATGCCCGTGTCCGTCAAGATGTGGATCAGGTGGCTGTCGGCAGGCTGTACGGTGCCGGCATACAATTCGAACACGCCGTGGATGACGTGACCGGTCCGGATGGGGACGATGCAGGCCCCATGCATGCCCAGGCGAGCGGCGGTCGGTATGCGGGTGAATCGGGAATCCGTGAGGACGTCCGGTATCCAGAGCGGGAGT from Nitrospira sp. encodes:
- a CDS encoding 2OG-Fe(II) oxygenase, whose amino-acid sequence is MSPTCTSSVTETVERAIAALDLDRLERDYWDQNEFLYIPQFLPRDFVEASLASQAQALKSGLNRNYIPGHKKGGSVSYYAVMEKAPQFIDLYRSDAFRAMLNRLTKVNLLLCPDSDPHSCALYYYTEAGDHIGYHYDTSYYKGARYTILMGLLDRSKQCRLVCDLFKDVPGKQPIHMELATAPGDLVIFNGDKLWHAVTPLGEQEERIVLTMEYVTNPDMGAFKRLYSNLKDSFAYFGLRSVFKRAYVPRSQS